The genomic interval atggggtttctcgaactgtttgcccagggttggctttgaactgccatcctgatctctgcttcctgagtagctaggattacaggcatgagccaccagcacccagctttaacGTATTTTAAATAGTGCTTATTGGTGTTGCCTGTTTGCCTTGGGAAACCCAGGCCAGGCCCCATGAACCTATGCTTCCCACCCAACCTCCATCTCTGTAGGGGCACCTCCTGCTTCTTGCACTGGGGCATGTTGAGGCACAGGGTTCTACTCCAACCAACCAGTAGAGGGCGCCCACAGCAAGGCCATACAGTTAcggaggtggaggcaggattTATGTGTTCTGCCTTGGGCCTGACTTTCCCAGGATCTTCAGATTTTGAATTCACAGTTGAACCCCATCCTCATTGACATCTGTCCCTTGGATACTAAGCCATAGCCTTCTTCCCTCTCTGTCCAAATGACAAAGAGGTCCATAGGAGAGGGATCTGCCCAGGGCACTGCTGTGTGTCCTGCAGTGATCATGTGGTGTTCAGCAGTGTGGGTGGCAAACCCGGTGAGACTCTCAGGCTCTCAGCTCTAGCCCTTCATGGATCTGCCTTCCAGTGGCTCAGGGACCCTCACAAACTCCTATGGACACACTTACTgactctctccccttccttccaggTGACCAATGTGGACGATGAAGGGGTGGAGCTGGGCTCGGGGGTGATGGAGCTGACGCAGAGCGAGCTGCTGCTGCACCTGCATCGGCGGGAGGCCGTCCGCTGGCCCTACCTCTGCCTGCGGCGCTACGGCTACGACTCCAACCTCTTCTCCTTTGAGAGTGGCCGCCGCTGTCAGACAGGCCAGGGTGCGTACCAGCCCTGCCTCACCAGGATGGGGGCTGTGCACCTGGCCAGCCTCTGGGGTGGAAAGTACAGCTGAGGAGATTTTGGAAGTTACTTTGGGAGTTTAAGAATGGGCTTGTTTAAGCCCATTCAACCTGGCCATCACACTTGGCAGATGTTgcccagagaggggaagggtCTTGGCCAAGGGCACACAGCATGTTATTGCAGAACTATGTGAACTCCCAGGCCAGTGCTCTGTCTCTCTTCAGTCATTGGggttctgcctttttttttttggtgggtactggggtttgaactcagggcctcatgcttgctaggcaggtgctctaccacttgagccattccaccagctctggtttttgttggttttttgagataaggtctcatgaactatttacctgggctgacttttgaactgtgatcctcctgatctctgcctcctgagtagctaggattgcaagcatgagccactggcacctagctcagTCATTTGGGTTCTGTCCTGCGTCTTTTTGTGGGGACAGTTATTGTACAGCCCATGGGAAAAAGGCAGTGCTCCCAAGtcagaacctgcctagcaaaagtgcaCAACTCTTCCCGTTGTTACTACAGTTTCAAGGAACCCTATTGACCCTCAGTAGGAACACATTTTTTCCTGAGCCCCCAAGTCATACACCCTGGACCTGGTACATAAAGAAAGGTCAGGCGGACACTCTGGCTGCTGTGGGGCTGAGTGGTTTGCAAATGAGATTTGAGGAGGCTGAATGCTTGGGTCATGTACAGATTAATCCTCAAGAGGTTAATCTTTGTCCCCATCACCTGTGGGCAGTGGAGAGTACTAtattctccctcccctctccctgcagtcagAGGTCAGGGGCTGGTGGGTTGTTCCACGAGGTCAAGGCATGACAGGATCTAGGATTGTCCCTTAGGACTCAGAGCTCTGCAAAGGATCCTGGGCAGGATTGTGTTGCACACAGGCTCAGCACATGGCTGCAGAGGTGGAGTAAACGAGCAGCTCTGCTGAGACAGCAACATGGGCCTGAGTCTCCGAGGTTGTTTGCTGGAGGGACCTTTCCCTTCACACATGTCATCCCTACTGCTCATGGGCAGACACGGGCAATGGCCAAAGagcagacagaaaggaaaaggctTCCCTGCTCCCAGTGAGTGATGGTCTGCCCCAGCTCCCCATGCAGGGTTCTTCCTCAACTCCAGGCTTTCCTGGTCTTTTCTAGCCCTTGACATATCTTGCCAGAGTAGCCCTTTTTCTTCCTGTGCCATCCCATCCCATTTTTACAAAGTACAGTTATCCTATACTGTGCCTGGTTGTATTAATAGTAATAGAATGTTAAGTATTTTCCATATCCCAGGCTAATTGTATTTATCTTCATTGTGaatatgtgcacatacacactgCAAGTAGCTTCCCCTGAGTCCCAAGTCCCACTGTTGAGGAATCACAGGCTGGCCCATCCTCCAGGGCATCTTTGGATCCCCTAAGCTGGGTATCAGCTCAGCCCTGCTCTTCTCAGGGCGTTGACTTGCTGTGTTGGACTTGGAAAGACTGTAAGGCCAGCTGCACCAGGGAGCCACACAACTGCCTCACCAGATCTGCCTTTAGCTCTGCTCATCTTTTTATGCTCCCTGAGAGATCAGGGACCTATACTCAGGAAACATCCACTCTCTGGCCAGGGCACTGGGCTAATTATCCATTGAATGAGCGTGAACAGGACAGACCATCCTGCTCTCAGAGTACTGTACAGCAGAGCGTATTGAGCTGAGGGCTGGGGCCAGGACTGGAGCTTATCTTTGAGGTGGTGGTAGGCAGAGGACCATGGGTGAAACTTGTAAGCTTCTATGCATGgttttcccctcttcccctcaccccagAACACATATCCCTAGGGGAATGATTGCACCCCAGAGGAATATAACTGCAGTGTTTGGTGGATGGGAGTGGGTAGTGTGGGATGCATTGGGGTCGGCCCCTGAAGCTCTGGGATTGTGGAGTGCACTGGGAAGAATGCCCTGAATGGGGAGAGGCACTCCTGCCCCCTGCAGGCCTGGAGCTGAGGGACAGTTCCTGCACCTTGTGCATCTGTTAAGCCCCTTCCCTAACAGCCCAGGGTCAAAGgagcctcttttcttcctctacttCTCCAGGGATATTTGCATTCAAGTGCTCCCGGGCCGAGGAAATCTTCAACCTCCTTCAGGATCTGATGCAGTGCAACAGCATCAACGTAATGGAAGAGCCAGTCATCATTACCCGCAATAGCCATCCCACTGAGCTTGACCTCTCTCGGGGCCCCCAGCAGCCCAACGGTGAGAAGACCCCTTCCTGGGTACCCTGGTGGGCACACACATACAAGCACAGGCCAGGGAAGTATGAATCTAGGAGGCATGCACCAAGCTGTCAGATGGGGGGTGGCTGGGTGAGGCAGCCTTCAGGACAGTCATCTATCATCAGAACAAATCTTGAGGATGGATAAGTCCTGGGCTGGGCCAATCAGGTGACACTGAGGCTGTGGAATCCTGGGCCTTGTGTCAACTAATGGTTGGGAAGCAGACAGGAAGTTGGGTTTCCATGGAAACGGCAGTCTGGAGCTTTTTGGCTCCTTCCTCCGTCTACTGGGTCACACATATGCACCTCCTGCTGTATGCTGGTGCTGGAATCTCTGGCCATCATTTGTGGAAGGTCCCATGGTTTCTGCTTGTTCACTCCCTGAGATCAAGTCTCTGCCCCCTGTTCTGTACTCTCTGACTGACCTGGTGGGGCAGAAGGAATGGAACAGCCCCGTGTTTGAAGGGTTTCACTGGAGCTTACTAACAGAGCTAGAACAAGGTCAAGGGGTACCAGGTGTGTCTTAGGCATTACTAGTTGCAATGGAGAAAGTAGGAAGTTGgcttcaggctggctttgagagGCAGGGCTGGGTTTTGGGAATGGAGAGAAGGTGAAGAGCATTGGGGAGCCACCAGTTCAGTGGGCCTCCTGCAGTGGGAGCCCTGAGAGTGTCTGCCTTGCCATTGGAGAGGTCCAAGATGCACACACAAGTGACTGCAAGTGGTTGTCAAGTGGTTGAAGTCCTCCTCACCTGAGCTTGTCTCCCCGGGCCCAGCTCCAGGCTACTCTGTCTCCAGTTTCTCCAATGGCTTCCCTGGCTGCCCTGGCGAAGGCCCACGATTCTCTGCTCCCCGGCGCTCCTCAGCAAGCAGCCTGCGACACGCCTCACTTGGGGAAGAGTCCACCCACGTCCTCATTGCTCCTGATGAACAGGTGAGCACACAGCCAGCCCATACCCAGCTGCTCATCAACTTCCAGGAAGATCATGGGAAGGGGAAGAAACTTGAAAAGGGTCCCTTATCTGTCTGCAGAAGGAGGTAGCATCTCCAGAAGGGCTGGAGGACAAGGCAGAAGGACTCCAGCTCTTTTCTCATGTACCGCTCTCCTCGGATTCcattcctctttcttccccttcctcccagcCCTTGAACCCTCCTGCTTCACTTGGTCTCTTTCCTTCACAGTCCCACACCTATGTGAACACACCGGCTGGTGACGAGGACCACCGCAGGAGCCGCCACTGCCTGCAGCCTCTGCCTGAGGGCCGGGCACCCCCGCAGGTCCGGGGACCTGACCAGCGGGACCCACAGGTGTTCTTGCAGCCGGGTCAGGTGAAGTTCGTGTTGGGCCCCACTCCTGCTCGGCAGCACGTGATGAAGTGCCAGGGCCTCTGCCCCAGTCTGCATGACCCTCCCCACCACAACAATAACGAGGGCCCCTCTGAGTGCCAAGCCCAGCCCAAGTGCACCTACGAGAACGTCAGCGGGGGGCTGCGGAGAGGGACTGGCTGGAGACTGAGCCCAGAGGAGCCAGGCTGGAGTGGCCTGGCTCACCGCCGGGCTGCCCTGTTGCACTATGAGAACCTGCCCCCGCTGCCCCCTGTGTGGGAGAGCCAAGCCCAGCAGCTGACCGGGGAGGCTGGGGATGATGGGGACTCGAGGGATGGGCTCACACCCTCCTCCAATGGTTTCCCTGATGGTGAGGAGGATGAGACTCCCCTGCAGAAGCCCACCAGCACCCGGGCTACCGCCCGCAGCCACAGCAGCTTCCCTGTGCCACTGACCCGCCGCCGTGGCTCCCCAAGGGTCTTCAACTTTGACTTCCGTCGGCCAGGCCCCGAGCCCCCAAGGCAGCTCAACTACATCCAGGTGGAGCTCAAGGGCTGGGGTGGAGACCACCCCAAGGGGCCTCAGAACCCCTCAATTTCCCGAGCCCCTGTACCTGCCACACACCCTGCCCGCAGCTCAGACTCCTACGCCGTGATTGACCTCAAGAAGACCGTGGCCATGTCCAACCTGCAGAGGGCTCTGCCCCGAGACGACGGCACCGCCAGGAAGACCCGGCACAACAGCACTGACCTGCCTCTGTAAACGCCCGGTCCTCCACCTCTTTGCACTGTggcccagcctctgcctcccactcCATTCTCTGCCCCACCCAGCCCAGGGCTCAGGGCTGCGCTGCAGAAGGCATCGAGGTGGGACCAGATGCTTCCCTATGCTGCTGGAGTCCCCAAAGATGTCAGCCACTGAGTGTCCAGGTCCCCAAGCTGGGAGAGGAAAGGGTGACTGGGTGAGAAGGGAGCCACGATGTAAGCTGTGAAGGCCTCCCGTGGTTGCATCTCACACCCTCCTCTTGTGTCCGTCCATCTGTCTTGTTTGTCCGCTATctgtgtatggtttttttggttggaattttgaaacattttgtacctgttgattttatttatcagtttatttttctatttattgttttaaatgtaatttaacatatttattattaatataattatttttaaattctggttCAGTGGGTGATATCTTCTTGTGGAATCTTTTCTGGCATGGATCTGGGAAGGGTGTAAGGCAGGCCTAATAGAGGCAGGGGCTTAACTCACGGTGGTTGTAGGTTTTGTGACAAGtctgaggtcttttttttttttttttttttttccgtactggggtttgaactcggggtctacaccatgagccactccaccagacctttttgtgatgtgtttttttcaagatagggtctcaagaactatttgcctgggctgtctttcaacctggatcctcctgatctctgcctcctgagtagctaggatcacaggcgtgagccactggttctCGGCCTGAGGTCATTTCTCTATCTCCTTCAAGAAGCTCTGACCCAGAACTTAAAGTTGCCAGGGACAGATGTTCTGTTGAAGTAAAATGACCAGATGGCTGGAGCCTAGATACAGAAGGAGACTTGTGAGGGAAACGAGCCTAATGAGATAAGATGTACAACTCCGGGTTAGCAGTGGACTAGGGAGATATGGAGCGGGGAGGGTGCTACACAGATTCCCCTTCTTTGGAACAGGCCTTGGGAGTCGGTGCTCTCCTAAAGGTGGATCCAGGGTTCTTCTAAGCTGCCTTTAGCATAGCCAAGTCCAGGTCAGAACTTGAAACAGGATGTTACTGAAAGCCCAGGAATAGCAGAAGGAAAACACAGTATAATGTGTAACTAGGTTTCTGGCTTATACCGGAGAGCTTTCCCAGAACACTGCTGCAGGAGGACCATTCAGGGgtctctgcctcaccacaggcccaacaGAGCCACCACAGTGGGACTTCCCGTGCCTTCCTGTAGCAGGAGCCCCCTTCCTGTCTCCTCGGGCtactttttctgctttccttctccAGCCTCCCTTCCTTACACACCATTTCTATCTAAACCCCTGTGTGATTAAAGGATTCCAGGCAAGAAGCAAGAGTAGGGTTTGTCAAGACTTAGGGATAGGCCTTGTCTCTGGTTACTGTTTGTGTCCTGGCTCCCAGTCCTGTAGCGCAAGCAGACAGATCCTCTTCCTCACTGGGGGCAATAGGCCAGGGTGGGGCTTGGCCCTCCATTTCCCTCCCCTGCCATCCAAAAGACACTGTCCAGAATCTCATTTCCTGGAGCCCCCTCCCCTGTGTGAGGATTGGACTGACGAGACCGTCCTGACCTTGGGTGTCACTTTCCACTTTGTCACTGAAATGGGCAGGGAGGACTGGCCATAACAGGATTGAGAGAGGCCCTTCAAATGGGGCCCAGCAGGGCTTAAGGGTGCAGGTGCTACCCCCTGGAGCTGGCACCAGACCCTCCTCGCCTTtccatccttttgatctctgcacTGGAGTGATCCTTTGCTGTGGGCTGGATCCATGGTGCCTCTTCCACACTGCAACAGGGCCGTGTTGGCCTCTGCAGCTTCTTGGGCAGCTCAGCTCTCCTGTGATGTTCCTACATGAACCCCTGTTCCTCTGAGTATCCTCCAGAGTCAGGAGGGGTGGTCTTTGCAAACAGGAGAGCCAAGCCACTCCAGGACCTAGGCCTATGGGTCCTGGCCACACTTGCAAGCCATGGGTTGTGCAGGCTTCCCTgacttgtggtgctggggaccgaacccagggcttcattcgtgctaggcaagcactctaccactgagctacctctgtAGCCCCCTGAGCTCCTCGGTTCTGAAGGACAGACACAGTCACGGGATGGCCTGAAGCTGGCTTAAGTAAAGAAACCAGGTTCTGGCCCTGATTCAGCAAGTGTCTGTGTTGTCTTAAGCATTTGGTTACCTCAACTGGGCCTCACTCTTTGCACCTGGAAGACATGGAGTAGTGTGACACTGCTTTGAAAGTAGACAGAGTTGCCCAGCACGATGAGAATCCAGCTGTtgaactggtagagtggctaaagtggcagagcacctgcctaacaagcacgaggccctgagttcaatccctagtaccgcaaaataataataataataggaaaaCAACAGCAGCGCCCCCTCTTGGAGCCCCCAAACTTCAGGCTCACCGCTGCTCCTTCGTGGAATACTCAGGAAGGAGCAGGCACCTGATTCTCTGACTCCGCAGAGCATGGACTCACACATACCCTCCACCCAGAGCAAATCACCACTGTTTCAGTGACCGTGTCTGTTGAGCTTGAGAGAGTCGAACAGTTAGGCCTCGGGAAATGGCTCCCAGGCCAGTGTGCTCCCTAACCATCCCCGTGCCCTCCCCTGGTCACTGCAGGAATTTTCCTCTCACGGGGAGGGCAAGGTGTGAGTGGACAGCTTTCCTGGCGGGAAGGGGCGGATGGCGCGATGCCCAGGAGGGCGACTGCTGCCCCTGTGCTGGAGCCTGGCCTGCCGACGTAAGGGTGTGGTGCACAGATGAAATCAGCCATCCTGGCCCAAAGATCATCACCAGCATCAGTGTGCATTTGCTGAGTGCTCCCTTCTCTGCTTTAGACGGGGGCCCTGCCCACCCCCTGGGCTGCCCTCAGGAAAGGACAGGATCTGGTATCCTGTCTGGGAGTGACATTTCAGGTCAGACCAGGCGGGCCCTCCGCAAGCCCACCCCTAGGTAATAACAGCACTTCACCAGGGTATAAACACCAGCGGCTTTTTCACAGAGACTCAGGCCATTTATCTCTGTCAGGCCTCTCTGTGCAGGATCGTTATCACCCtgtacagaagaggaaacaggccAGGAGGTGAAGTGACTCGCCTCAGGCCAAGAGTTAATTAGTGGCTTGCAGCTGGGGCTGGATGCCAGTCGTGTGTCTCCCCCTGCCCCTGCTCCCGGCCTCGCCTGAAGGAGCTTTCGGCCCTCAGGTGTGCTGTAGACTGGGGGGGGGGGCGCCCccctacccccccccccccccccccgcacaaGTGGGACCGGTCTCAGCAGGGTCACATTCCAGGGCTCCCACTCAGGAATCCCTTTGAATTCCAAGCCAGGGCCTTGCCCAGTTAACTACAGGGCGACCCTGCTCCTCCCCAGACCTGCAGGGCCCCCACTGGTC from Castor canadensis chromosome 8, mCasCan1.hap1v2, whole genome shotgun sequence carries:
- the Frs3 gene encoding fibroblast growth factor receptor substrate 3, producing the protein MGSCCSCLNRDSVPDNHPTKFKVTNVDDEGVELGSGVMELTQSELLLHLHRREAVRWPYLCLRRYGYDSNLFSFESGRRCQTGQGIFAFKCSRAEEIFNLLQDLMQCNSINVMEEPVIITRNSHPTELDLSRGPQQPNAPGYSVSSFSNGFPGCPGEGPRFSAPRRSSASSLRHASLGEESTHVLIAPDEQSHTYVNTPAGDEDHRRSRHCLQPLPEGRAPPQVRGPDQRDPQVFLQPGQVKFVLGPTPARQHVMKCQGLCPSLHDPPHHNNNEGPSECQAQPKCTYENVSGGLRRGTGWRLSPEEPGWSGLAHRRAALLHYENLPPLPPVWESQAQQLTGEAGDDGDSRDGLTPSSNGFPDGEEDETPLQKPTSTRATARSHSSFPVPLTRRRGSPRVFNFDFRRPGPEPPRQLNYIQVELKGWGGDHPKGPQNPSISRAPVPATHPARSSDSYAVIDLKKTVAMSNLQRALPRDDGTARKTRHNSTDLPL